A window from Hemicordylus capensis ecotype Gifberg chromosome 2, rHemCap1.1.pri, whole genome shotgun sequence encodes these proteins:
- the ASB14 gene encoding ankyrin repeat and SOCS box protein 14 isoform X1, translating into MYNTTDTYDDIDDDIHTQYVIQQSLQDRHKSESVAAEENDSLHFATSANHERIITAIRKGEEDALLKLMSNGSAFQEADQLGCIPLHEAAAQLNKNILEITLKASHPIVWQQTNLKGETPLFVAVDKCFVQNVHFLLINGFSPDIKNEEGDSALIIAIKHNSYEIASLLIEFGANPNLQCVNKRTALHEAARLGLKSMVELLLWSKADPDPRSSYGLTPLALAAQNGHTHILQILLQKGADVLSQASDCASILFEAAGGGNPDSVSLLLEYGADANVPKHSGHLPIHRAAYKGHYLALQILVPVTDYTVIKESGISPVHSAAAGGHPQCLEFLLKSGFDANFMLHQRIRKGYDDERKSALYFAVSNGDISSAQLLLEAGALPNQDPVNCLQVALRMGNYELISLLLRHGANVNYFCRVNTTHFPSALQYTLKDEVMLRMLLNYGYNVCRCFDCPHGDSIHSQYIFEGWTSTVIKDTMFCEVITLSWLRHLSGKVVRVMLDYVDHISICCKLQAVLQEQKLWPEINAILTNTRSLQHLCRLRIRKCLGRLRLRCPVFLTFLPLPNRMKEYILYKEYDLYGQGNLKGIY; encoded by the exons AGGTGAAGAAGATGCTTTGCTCAAGCTGATGAGTAATGGCTCTGCTTTCCAGGAAGCAGACCAACTAGGCTGCATTCCTTTACACGAAGCTGCAGCACAACTGAACAAGAATATTTTAGAAATAACCCTGAAAG CCTCACACCCCATTGTGTGGCAACAGACAAATCTGAAAGGAGAAACCCCTCTGTTTGTAGCAGTGGACAAATGTTTTGTGCAAAATGTTCATTTTCTGCTGATCAATGGCTTCAGTCCTGATATTAAAAATGAAGAAGGAGATTCTGCTTTAATTATTG CAATTAAACACAACTCGTATGAAATTGCCTCCTTGCTGATAGAATTCGGTGCCAATCCCAATCTCCAGTGTGTCAACAAGAGAACAGCTTTACATGAGGCTGCCAGGCTAGGCTTAAAATCCATGGTGGAGCTTCTGCTTTGGTCCAAAGCAGATCCAGATCCACGAAGTTCGTACGGGCTCACGCCTCTAGCACTGGCAGCACAGAATGGGCATACACACATTCTGCAAATCTTACTTCAGAAAG GTGCCGATGTTCTTTCCCAGGCATCTGATTGTGCATCTATATTATTTGAAGCTGCTGGAGGAGGAAATCCAGATTCTGTCTCTCTTCTACTAGAGTATGGTGCTGACGCTAATGTGCCAAAGCACTCAGGTCATCTGCCTATCCACAGAGCTGCTTATAAAGGACACTACTT GGCTTTACAGATATTGGTTCCAGTGACAGATTACACTGTTATAAAGGAGAGTGGGATCAGTCCAGttcactcagcagcagcaggagggcatcCTCAGTGCCTTGAGTTCCTTCTCAAATCTGGATTTGATGCCAATTTTATGTTGCATCAGAGAATTCGCAAAGGCTATGATGATGAGAGAAAATCGGCTTTGTATTTTGCTGTTTCTAATGGGGATATCAGCTCAGCTCAATTGCTCCTGGAAGCGGGAGCCCTACCAAACCAAGACCCAGTTAACTGTCTCCAGGTGGCCTTGAGAATGGGCAACTATGAGCTCATTAGTCTCCTGCTTCGCCATGGGGCCAATGTGAACTACTTCTGCAGGGTGAATACAACACATTTCCCATCAGCTTTGCAGTACACATTGAAAGATGAAGTCATGTTAAGGATGTTGCTGAATTATGGCTACAACGTGTGTCGTTGCTTTGATTGTCCTCATGGAGACAGCATACATTCTCAGTACATATTTGAAGGGTGGACCTCCACTGTTATCAAAGACACAATG TTCTGTGAAGTGATAACACTATCCTGGTTAAGGCACCTCTCTGGAAAAGTAGTGCGTGTGATGCTAGATTATGTTGATCATATCAGCATCTGCTGTAAGCTTCAAGCAGTTCTTCAAGAACAAAAGTTATGGCCAGAAATCAATGCAATTTTGA CAAACACCCGTTCTTTGCAACATCTTTGCCGACTGAGAATCCGGAAATGCTTGGGGCGCTTACGTCTACGATGTCCTGTGTTCCTGACATTTCTTCCACTACCAAACCGTATGAAAGAATATATACTCTATAAGGAATATGATCTCTATGGACAAGGAAATCTGAAAGGAATCTACTAA